Proteins from a genomic interval of Paenibacillus sp. FSL H8-0048:
- a CDS encoding NAD(P)-dependent oxidoreductase, whose product MKVLIVGHFNETAQSKIAGHLPQDWNVVIVPPGQEMLHHIEDCQVLIPEHIQVDLSLLANAKKLKLVQTGAGYDNVDIPACTELGIWVANAAGVNAQAVAEHVMALMLAYYKNIPFLDHFMKTRMDEHHLEYTGSELEGKTIGIIGLGAIGKKVAAFCSAFDMKVIAYARKTVVQADGLVTMTDLDTLLSTSDIVSVHVPLTEQTKHLINQTAFQKMKSSALFINTARGGIVNQTDLIDALTTGVISGACLDVYESEPLPSDSELRTLGNVVLTPHTAGMPDGRKFHQKRYDFFIKNIKRVQNGEEPESRLNQLV is encoded by the coding sequence ATGAAGGTTCTCATCGTTGGTCATTTTAACGAAACTGCACAATCAAAGATTGCCGGACATCTTCCGCAAGACTGGAACGTTGTCATTGTCCCGCCCGGACAAGAGATGCTGCATCATATTGAAGATTGTCAGGTCCTCATCCCTGAACATATCCAAGTGGACCTTAGCCTGCTCGCTAACGCCAAAAAATTAAAATTAGTACAGACAGGTGCAGGTTATGATAATGTCGATATCCCTGCCTGTACAGAGCTCGGCATTTGGGTGGCCAATGCGGCAGGAGTGAATGCACAGGCCGTGGCCGAGCACGTAATGGCACTAATGCTGGCTTATTATAAAAACATACCGTTTCTTGATCATTTCATGAAAACCCGGATGGATGAACACCACTTGGAGTACACAGGGAGTGAACTAGAGGGCAAAACCATTGGGATTATCGGGCTAGGGGCTATCGGAAAGAAAGTCGCTGCATTTTGCAGCGCTTTTGATATGAAGGTGATAGCTTATGCGCGAAAGACAGTAGTACAGGCCGACGGTTTGGTAACAATGACGGATCTCGATACTCTTCTAAGCACATCGGACATCGTCAGTGTACATGTACCCTTGACTGAGCAGACCAAGCACCTGATCAACCAGACAGCATTTCAGAAAATGAAAAGTAGCGCTCTGTTCATCAACACGGCCCGCGGCGGGATTGTTAACCAGACAGATTTGATAGATGCCTTAACAACCGGAGTTATTTCCGGCGCCTGCCTGGATGTGTATGAATCCGAACCGCTTCCCTCAGATAGTGAGTTACGCACACTGGGTAATGTGGTCCTTACTCCCCATACCGCAGGAATGCCTGACGGCCGGAAATTCCACCAAAAAAGATATGATTTCTTCATCAAAAATATAAAGCGTGTACAAAACGGGGAAGAGCCTGAAAGCAGGCTAAATCAGTTAGTATAG
- a CDS encoding homoserine dehydrogenase — protein MKPVRVGLLGLGTVGTGVVRIVEGNQEDLSSQVGSPILIERIAVKNTEKPRDIEVDPSKITDDPWAVIRDPEIDVIVEVMGGIAGTKEYILEALERGKHIVTANKDLMALHGSEILAKAQEKQCDVFYEASVAGGIPIIRTLIEGFSSDKIMKIMGIVNGTTNYILSKMSQEGASYADVLQEAQELGYAESDPTSDVEGLDAARKMAILGTLGFRTNVELSDVSVSGISSVSKEDMAFAKRLGYEMKLLGIAERQDEEFSISVQPTMIRTNHPIASVNGVFNAVYVYGEAVGETMFYGAGAGAMPTATSIVADLVAVIKNLKLGVNGLKQIVPYKQKKLKSDEDIYYKNFLLLHVDDKAGVLAKITQVFAEYDVSLDSVVQQANPNNPDAEIIIVTHNASRASMNKVLRHLEQLNVIHRIKSHYRVEG, from the coding sequence ATGAAGCCGGTTAGAGTAGGTCTGCTGGGTCTGGGTACTGTGGGTACGGGCGTTGTCCGTATTGTGGAAGGGAATCAGGAGGATTTGAGCAGCCAGGTGGGCTCGCCGATTCTGATTGAACGTATTGCCGTGAAGAATACGGAGAAGCCGCGTGATATTGAAGTGGACCCGTCCAAGATTACCGATGATCCATGGGCGGTTATCCGTGACCCAGAGATTGATGTTATTGTTGAGGTCATGGGCGGGATCGCAGGGACGAAGGAGTACATTCTGGAGGCGCTGGAGCGCGGCAAGCATATCGTAACCGCCAATAAGGACCTGATGGCCCTGCACGGCTCGGAGATTCTGGCTAAGGCGCAGGAGAAGCAGTGCGATGTGTTCTATGAGGCGAGTGTGGCGGGAGGCATTCCGATTATCCGCACCCTGATCGAAGGCTTTTCCTCGGATAAGATTATGAAGATTATGGGGATCGTGAACGGGACAACCAACTACATCCTCAGCAAAATGAGCCAGGAAGGCGCATCTTACGCGGACGTCCTGCAGGAAGCGCAGGAGCTGGGGTACGCCGAGTCTGATCCGACCTCCGATGTGGAGGGGCTGGATGCAGCCCGCAAGATGGCCATTCTGGGCACGCTGGGCTTCCGGACAAATGTGGAGCTGAGCGACGTCAGTGTAAGCGGAATTTCCTCGGTCAGCAAGGAGGATATGGCTTTTGCCAAACGGCTGGGATACGAGATGAAGCTGCTCGGGATCGCTGAACGCCAGGATGAAGAATTCAGCATTAGCGTTCAGCCGACGATGATCCGTACGAACCACCCGATTGCCTCCGTTAACGGTGTGTTTAATGCGGTATATGTATATGGTGAGGCTGTAGGAGAGACGATGTTCTACGGTGCGGGGGCAGGGGCGATGCCTACGGCAACCTCGATTGTGGCGGATCTGGTGGCGGTCATCAAGAACCTGAAGCTGGGGGTCAACGGGCTTAAGCAGATTGTGCCGTATAAGCAGAAGAAGCTGAAGAGCGACGAGGATATCTATTACAAAAACTTCCTCCTGCTCCATGTCGACGACAAGGCCGGGGTACTGGCGAAGATTACCCAGGTGTTTGCCGAATATGATGTGAGTCTGGATTCCGTAGTGCAGCAGGCCAATCCTAATAATCCTGATGCCGAAATTATCATTGTCACCCATAACGCCAGCAGAGCCAGTATGAACAAAGTGCTGCGCCACCTGGAACAACTGAATGTCATTCACCGCATTAAAAGCCATTACCGTGTAGAAGGCTAA
- a CDS encoding LysM peptidoglycan-binding domain-containing protein: MKIHIVKQGDSLFALSQKYGVPLQKIIEANPQITNPDVLAVGDKVKIPAAPVALPVPDNNDIYYKHTVKQGDTLWKLSKAWGITLKDMIDANPQLKNPNALMTGEVVNIPKKVSTSPIQAQSIDPVKANTTPIQAQSTAPAVVDKTAIGGKTYTGVIEKPAPAPAPAPAAEAVPIPLAVPAPNPAPNKAPEVKPVQEVVHEKQSLYVQISVPAQEEKTKEVHHNKTEVQPTAWDEGKTSPWGKTDGYPGLSENPYFMNYAPVYPVYEPMANMDMNNMGMNNMNNAPSYVQPAAFMPDCPPFYAQPVNPCPPGQYPGAWYPNAAPDYDNMNMSAVSPVSDNAAFAPQYLSEQAYLPWPSCGCGAMSIQPYPYEQPMYNGYPVYGMPPMGMVSPYAGGMNAMPNAVSPVYEQPMVSNIPPYPAYPGMENFAHNRVPEIQIPEPVVEEAEELPDKGRTEATAAKDTKPGKSKPAAAKAKTSSQASAAKDKAHAKPRSNSNGRSSTAKKNQTPWIPN, translated from the coding sequence GTGAAAATACACATTGTTAAGCAAGGTGATTCGCTGTTTGCGTTATCACAGAAGTATGGAGTGCCGCTGCAAAAAATCATCGAGGCCAATCCGCAAATCACCAATCCGGATGTGCTTGCGGTAGGAGACAAGGTTAAGATCCCGGCTGCGCCCGTAGCTCTGCCTGTTCCGGACAACAACGATATCTACTATAAGCATACAGTCAAGCAAGGCGATACCTTATGGAAGCTCTCCAAGGCTTGGGGTATTACACTCAAGGATATGATTGATGCCAACCCGCAGCTTAAGAACCCTAATGCGCTGATGACTGGGGAAGTCGTGAACATCCCTAAGAAAGTCAGTACTTCTCCAATCCAGGCCCAATCCATCGATCCGGTAAAAGCTAATACGACCCCCATTCAGGCTCAGTCCACCGCTCCGGCAGTGGTTGATAAAACGGCCATTGGCGGTAAAACCTACACCGGTGTGATCGAAAAGCCGGCTCCTGCGCCAGCTCCTGCACCTGCTGCAGAAGCAGTCCCTATCCCGTTGGCGGTTCCTGCACCTAACCCTGCACCTAATAAAGCGCCGGAAGTCAAGCCGGTTCAGGAAGTCGTCCATGAGAAACAAAGCTTGTATGTACAAATCTCTGTTCCCGCGCAGGAGGAGAAAACCAAGGAAGTGCATCATAATAAGACCGAGGTTCAGCCTACCGCCTGGGATGAGGGTAAAACATCACCGTGGGGAAAGACCGATGGCTATCCCGGCCTCAGCGAGAATCCGTATTTCATGAATTATGCACCGGTGTATCCCGTATATGAGCCCATGGCCAATATGGATATGAACAATATGGGTATGAACAATATGAATAACGCTCCGAGTTATGTTCAGCCTGCAGCATTTATGCCGGATTGCCCGCCGTTCTATGCCCAGCCGGTTAATCCTTGTCCACCTGGACAATATCCCGGAGCATGGTATCCTAATGCAGCGCCGGATTATGATAATATGAATATGTCTGCAGTCAGCCCTGTCAGTGACAATGCTGCGTTTGCTCCGCAGTACCTGAGCGAGCAGGCTTACCTTCCTTGGCCTTCCTGCGGATGCGGCGCAATGTCGATTCAGCCTTATCCTTATGAGCAGCCGATGTATAACGGGTATCCGGTGTACGGCATGCCGCCGATGGGGATGGTTTCTCCTTATGCTGGAGGAATGAATGCCATGCCTAACGCGGTGTCACCGGTGTATGAACAGCCTATGGTATCTAACATTCCGCCATATCCGGCTTATCCGGGCATGGAGAACTTCGCTCACAACCGCGTACCCGAGATTCAGATTCCTGAGCCTGTGGTGGAGGAAGCGGAGGAACTGCCGGATAAGGGGCGCACTGAAGCCACAGCGGCAAAGGATACAAAACCAGGGAAGTCGAAACCGGCAGCGGCAAAAGCGAAAACTTCCAGCCAGGCTTCTGCCGCCAAAGATAAAGCCCACGCCAAGCCGCGTTCGAACTCAAATGGGCGTTCTAGTACAGCTAAAAAGAATCAGACTCCTTGGATTCCGAATTAA
- the thrB gene encoding homoserine kinase has translation MSIYGRSRVKVPASTANLGPGFDTLGMALSLYAWIEMEEAAETVFQLHGDEMAGVPRDKSNLLYKVAQMVFAEAGVQVPELSISMYSEIPLTRGLGSSASAIIGALAAANAMIGSPLSQAKLFDMATAIEKHPDNVGASLFGGIITAVWDGEHADYIRIEPPQELEVLVVIPEFELETVKARGVLPAEVTVSDAVHNISRTSLLTAALAAGRLDLIGTAMQDRLHQPYRAPLVPGMEKLLAEAPGHGALGIALSGAGPTLLCMVDRSEQRKQELELFLTETMQENGISARTVWLSPCTTGVTAELLERNGMHNESFLDMIKGELQP, from the coding sequence ATGAGTATTTACGGAAGGTCTAGAGTGAAGGTCCCTGCGAGTACCGCCAATCTCGGTCCGGGCTTCGATACGCTGGGCATGGCTCTGTCGCTGTATGCCTGGATTGAAATGGAGGAAGCCGCTGAAACGGTATTTCAGCTGCATGGAGATGAGATGGCCGGCGTTCCCCGGGACAAAAGCAATCTGCTCTACAAGGTTGCGCAAATGGTCTTTGCAGAGGCCGGGGTTCAGGTTCCGGAGTTGTCCATCTCCATGTATTCGGAAATCCCGCTGACCCGCGGGCTTGGCAGCAGTGCTTCGGCCATTATTGGCGCGCTGGCTGCGGCGAATGCTATGATAGGTTCACCGCTGAGTCAGGCGAAGCTGTTCGATATGGCTACAGCGATCGAGAAGCATCCCGATAATGTCGGGGCCTCGCTGTTCGGGGGAATTATTACGGCCGTGTGGGACGGCGAACATGCCGATTACATCCGGATCGAGCCTCCTCAGGAGCTTGAAGTGCTTGTGGTCATCCCTGAATTCGAGCTGGAGACTGTCAAGGCAAGAGGTGTGCTGCCTGCTGAGGTTACGGTCAGTGATGCTGTCCATAACATCAGCCGTACCTCACTGCTCACTGCAGCGTTAGCCGCAGGACGTCTGGATCTGATTGGTACAGCGATGCAGGATAGGCTGCATCAGCCCTACCGTGCACCGCTGGTGCCGGGAATGGAGAAGCTGCTGGCTGAAGCTCCGGGCCACGGCGCGCTGGGGATTGCGCTCAGCGGTGCTGGCCCGACTCTGTTATGTATGGTGGACCGCAGCGAGCAGCGGAAGCAGGAGCTGGAGCTGTTTTTGACAGAGACCATGCAGGAGAACGGGATCTCTGCCCGTACCGTATGGCTGTCCCCATGCACCACAGGTGTCACTGCGGAGCTGCTTGAAAGAAACGGGATGCACAACGAATCATTTTTGGATATGATAAAAGGAGAATTACAGCCATGA
- the ilvE gene encoding branched-chain-amino-acid transaminase, with amino-acid sequence MAEQWIYLDGQHVTKDKAMVSVFDHGFLYGDGIFEGIRIYNGNIFKCKEHLDRLYDSAKSIMLDIPLTYDEMLEAMAETIRLNDMRDGYIRLIVSRGPGNLGLDPRRCPKASVIIIVEQLAIYPEQAYMNGLRAVSVSQRRNLPDALNPKIKSLNYLNNILVKIQSNLAEADEAIMMNAQGYVTEGSGDNIFIIKRGVVYTPPCYLGALEGITRLAIIELCEKLGLPLKEEPFTMHDVYIADEVFFTGTAAEVIAAREIDGRVIGSGQAGPITLQLLEEFRNVVDKDGYKVWE; translated from the coding sequence ATGGCTGAGCAATGGATCTATCTGGATGGACAACATGTAACAAAGGACAAGGCAATGGTGTCCGTATTCGATCACGGTTTTTTATATGGAGACGGAATCTTCGAAGGTATCCGTATTTATAACGGCAACATCTTCAAGTGCAAGGAGCATCTGGACAGGCTGTATGATTCGGCGAAGTCGATAATGCTGGACATTCCGCTGACGTATGACGAGATGCTAGAGGCAATGGCTGAGACCATCCGCCTGAACGACATGCGGGACGGTTACATCCGGCTGATCGTATCACGCGGTCCCGGCAACCTGGGTCTTGATCCGCGCCGCTGCCCCAAAGCAAGTGTAATCATCATTGTTGAGCAGCTTGCCATCTATCCGGAGCAGGCTTATATGAACGGACTTCGTGCCGTTTCGGTCTCCCAGCGCCGCAATCTCCCGGATGCCCTGAATCCTAAGATCAAATCGCTGAACTATCTGAATAATATTCTGGTGAAGATTCAGTCGAATCTGGCGGAAGCCGATGAAGCAATCATGATGAACGCTCAGGGTTATGTAACCGAAGGCTCAGGCGATAATATCTTCATTATCAAAAGAGGCGTAGTCTATACACCGCCTTGTTACCTGGGCGCCCTGGAGGGAATCACCCGTCTGGCGATCATTGAGCTGTGTGAGAAGCTGGGACTGCCGCTTAAGGAAGAACCGTTCACCATGCATGATGTCTATATTGCCGATGAAGTCTTCTTCACCGGAACAGCGGCTGAAGTTATTGCTGCCCGTGAGATCGACGGCAGAGTCATCGGTTCCGGCCAGGCCGGGCCGATTACCCTGCAATTGCTGGAAGAATTCCGCAATGTGGTTGATAAAGACGGTTATAAGGTTTGGGAATAG
- the pheA gene encoding prephenate dehydratase produces MKSIALLPQGSVSHEALLHLFGGNPVHLEHHKLISDVFLSTAGGVTDYSVIPIENTIEGSVSLHIDWLINEVNLPMQAEWIFPSIQNLISCPQEFTKENGDKDYTKIVKILSHPVAMAQCTQFIRKAMPWAELESVGSTSEAVEIVKGNPGKGWAAIGTALGAATHGLEVVERQITDHNNNYTRFVLVGPQKLELPQKSSGDKTSILVTLPEDFPGALHQVLAAFAWRKLNLSRIESRPTKKKLGTYYFYIDVLEPIESVLLPGAIEEIKALGCQVRILGSYPTYTYEEEKAEVQ; encoded by the coding sequence ATGAAATCGATAGCGTTATTGCCTCAGGGTTCTGTCTCGCATGAAGCGCTGCTGCATTTATTTGGCGGTAACCCTGTTCATCTGGAGCATCATAAGCTCATCTCCGATGTCTTCCTGTCCACGGCTGGCGGAGTCACCGATTACAGTGTCATTCCGATTGAGAACACGATAGAAGGCTCGGTCAGCCTGCATATCGACTGGCTCATTAATGAAGTGAACCTGCCGATGCAGGCGGAGTGGATTTTCCCGTCGATACAGAATCTGATCAGCTGTCCGCAGGAGTTCACGAAGGAGAACGGGGATAAGGATTATACGAAGATTGTCAAAATCTTGTCCCATCCGGTGGCTATGGCCCAATGCACGCAGTTCATCCGTAAGGCTATGCCCTGGGCTGAGCTGGAGTCTGTGGGAAGCACCTCTGAAGCGGTGGAGATTGTGAAGGGCAATCCCGGCAAAGGCTGGGCTGCCATCGGTACCGCACTTGGAGCCGCTACGCACGGACTGGAGGTTGTGGAACGACAGATTACAGATCATAATAACAATTACACGCGGTTTGTCCTGGTGGGCCCGCAGAAGCTGGAGCTTCCGCAGAAGAGCAGTGGAGACAAGACGAGTATTCTTGTTACGCTGCCTGAGGATTTCCCTGGTGCCCTGCATCAGGTATTGGCTGCTTTTGCCTGGCGTAAGCTGAACTTGTCCCGTATTGAATCAAGGCCGACGAAGAAGAAGCTGGGTACTTATTATTTCTATATTGATGTGCTGGAACCGATAGAGTCGGTACTGCTACCGGGCGCGATCGAAGAGATCAAAGCCTTGGGCTGTCAGGTACGGATTCTGGGGTCCTATCCCACATACACCTATGAGGAAGAGAAAGCGGAGGTGCAGTAG
- a CDS encoding LysR family transcriptional regulator, with protein MYFPGIEAFLAIVRTGSISKAAELLHLSQATVSYRLKILEQGMGGLLVERRKGAAKISLTPKGENFFSIAERWEALWRETQILKANGSQLSLAISAAESISHFVLPPVYRMLNQHTPSIRLQIRTQHTQEAFDSIERREMDVAFVVREIVSPSVTVQPFFTEEMVLLRLAAPGRLAGDTVEMEELAAEHEVLVNWNREFQFRHDQWWDPLCPSRVHLDSAGLITTFLTNDRQWTIVPASIGVHMMGMGEFVLQKLAVSVPPRVGYKVTHKFPNQALQEPLQILDHYLRDTFGVQ; from the coding sequence ATGTATTTTCCTGGGATAGAAGCGTTTTTAGCTATCGTACGGACTGGGAGTATAAGTAAAGCGGCTGAACTGCTGCACCTGTCACAAGCAACGGTAAGCTACCGGTTAAAGATATTAGAGCAGGGGATGGGCGGCCTGTTGGTGGAGCGGAGAAAAGGGGCAGCCAAAATCAGCCTGACCCCAAAAGGGGAGAACTTTTTTAGTATTGCGGAAAGATGGGAGGCGCTCTGGAGGGAAACTCAAATTTTAAAGGCGAATGGTTCGCAGTTAAGTCTGGCCATAAGCGCTGCCGAAAGTATAAGCCACTTCGTCTTGCCTCCGGTATATAGAATGCTTAATCAGCACACTCCTTCCATCCGATTGCAGATTCGTACGCAGCATACTCAGGAGGCCTTTGACAGTATTGAACGGCGTGAGATGGATGTGGCGTTTGTGGTACGGGAAATTGTATCGCCTAGCGTTACTGTTCAACCATTTTTCACTGAAGAAATGGTGCTGTTGCGTTTAGCTGCACCAGGGCGGCTGGCTGGAGATACGGTGGAAATGGAAGAATTGGCGGCAGAGCATGAGGTCCTCGTCAATTGGAATCGGGAGTTTCAATTCAGGCATGACCAGTGGTGGGACCCGCTGTGTCCTTCCCGTGTACATCTGGACTCAGCGGGACTCATCACTACTTTTTTGACGAATGACAGACAATGGACGATTGTGCCTGCTTCGATTGGCGTCCATATGATGGGTATGGGAGAATTTGTTCTTCAGAAGCTGGCGGTGTCAGTGCCCCCCAGAGTAGGCTATAAGGTCACTCATAAGTTTCCCAACCAGGCGTTACAGGAGCCCCTTCAGATTCTTGATCACTATCTGCGAGATACATTTGGAGTCCAGTGA